The Alosa sapidissima isolate fAloSap1 chromosome 6, fAloSap1.pri, whole genome shotgun sequence genome window below encodes:
- the LOC121711097 gene encoding uncharacterized protein LOC121711097: MPPVMKAKFPQLTSIIDCFEIRIEYSRKLKARAKTYSHYKKWATVKYFIACNPAGSVTFLSKGWGGRASDVKIVRQSGFISHLYHQPGDQILADRGFTLQEDFALLGAHLITPAFTKGRKQLSGREVEESRLKSNVRIHIERVIGALKNRFHVLDGPLPVQFVKSLRDEMENKEVATIDKIVHVCAALLNMSPSVVFNHDRVGDAESAQ; the protein is encoded by the exons ATGCCTCCTGTTATGAAAGCGAAATTCCCACAGCTAACATCCATCATTGACTGTTTTGAGATACGCATCGAATATTCAAGGAAATTGAAGGCAAG AGCAAAGACGTACTCTCACTACAAGAAGTGGGCTACGGTGAAGTACTTCATTGCTTGTAACCCAGCTGGGAGTGTCACGTTTTTATCGAAGGGATGGGGTGGCAGAGCATCTGATGTCAAGATTGTTAGACAGTCAGGATTCATATCCCACCTGTACCACCAACCTGGAGATCAG ATCTTAGCTGATCGAGGTTTTACACTTCAAGAGGACTTTGCATTGTTAGGTGCACATCTCATTACTCCAGCATTTACAAAGGGGAGGAAACAGCTGTCAGGAAGAGAAGTGGAAGAATCCAGACTGAAATCCAATGTGCGGATTCATATCG AACGCGTCATTGGTGCACTGAAGAATAGGTTCCATGTTCTTGATGGCCCACTTCCTGTCCAGTTCGTGAAGTCCCTGCGAGATGAAATGGAGAACAAAGAGGTTGCAACAATTGATAAAATTGTACATGTTTGTGCTGCCTTATTAAACATGTCACCAAGCGTGGTGTTCAACCATGACAGAGTTGGGGATGCAGAATCAGCACAATAA
- the LOC121711968 gene encoding uncharacterized protein LOC121711968: MFYFDITGIYTASRMKNFRSLEAHIFFTDGWVQTIYHNKPDESDCTIFKTQVKPSYKVTEKCHNTWVAVRSDGNILAAHCDCMAGLGETCSHVGAVLFKLEACVRLGYNKVACTSVACAWNGVSTKTIEPAMIKDIEFYSEQAKKKRNVKKRRPIPKASAAQQNQFLQMLCNTKELPIGLSSFKSYADVFAPIPWYNNLEGFTEEQCSFVEEETKGQAACKAWHRHRVGRITGSTAHRVLHTSLDRPSKALINDICSCSSIVLGVPSLQWGKDHEVDAINTYKYVLGLCSATPNASPCIIVSEDISKPHNNLKVDTAGFRISQESAVAMAW, encoded by the exons atgttttattttgacatTACAGGAATTTACACAGCAAGCAGAATGAAGAATTTTAGATCTCTTGAGGCACACATATTTTTCACTGATGGATGGGTGCAGACAATCTATCATAATAAACCTGATGAATCAGATTGCACCATCTTTAAGACCCAAGTCAAGCCATCTTATAAAGTTACTGAAAAGTGTCACAACACCTGGGTTGCTGTCAGAAGTGACGGGAATATCCTTGCCGCCCATTGTGACTGCATGGCAGG ACTTGGAGAAACCTGCTCACATGTTGGGGCAGTACTTTTTAAGTTGGAAGCCTGTGTCCGCCTGGGATACAACAAAGTTGCATGTACCAGTGTTGCCTGTGCCTGGAATGGTGTCTCAACCAAAACAATTGAGCCTGCAATGATTAAGGACATTGAATTCTACAGTGAgcaagccaaaaaaaaaagaaatgttaaaaaaagaagACCCATTCCAAAAGCCTCAGCCGCACAGCAAAATCAATTCCTGCAAATGCTCTGTAACACCAAGGAGCTTCCCATTGGTCTCAGCTCTTTTAAAAGCTATGCTGATGTCTTTGCCCCTATACCCTGGTACAACAACTTGGAAGGTTTCACGGAAGAGCAGTGTTCTTTTGTGGAAGAAGAGACAAAAGGACAAGCAGCCTGTAAAGCTTGGCATCGGCATCGCGTGGGCCGGATCACAGGTTCAACTGCACATAGGGTTTTGCACACATCCCTTGACAGGCCATCAAAAGCACTAATTAATGACATCTGTAGTTGCTCATCCATCGTTCTTGGCGTTCCGTCTTTGCAGTGGGGCAAGGACCATGAGGTGGATGCCATTAATACCTATAAATATGTTCTCGGTCTGTGCAGTGCTACACCCAACGCGTCACCTTGCATCATTGTTTCAGAGGACATTTCAAAACCCCACAATAACCTAAAGGTAGACACAGCTGGGTTTAGAATATCTCAGGAGAG TGCTGTGGCAATGGCGTGGTAG